From one Novosphingobium sp. genomic stretch:
- the polA gene encoding DNA polymerase I has protein sequence MDSAAANAPENCAADGHRRCHLYLVDGSAYIFRAYHRLPPLTNPVGTPVGAVYGYTTMLWKLAEDLHKADGPTHLAVILDKGSKSFRNDIYPEYKANRPPPPEDLIPQFPLIREATRAFSLPCIEEAGLEADDLIASYARAAVAQGWDVTIVSSDKDLMQLVGDHESGARIDMLDTMKNLRIFLPEVAEKFGVTPDRVGDVLALMGDSVDNVPGIRGIGPKTATKLIVEHGDLESALAAAPTMKASKLRDSLIEQADMARLSRVLVALKEDAALPMPLEDFKLGQIPTEPLAAFLGEHGFSSLLKRLDGGRGSPERSTQLHPAKATNASAAPAPSAGPQAPAVLPAINVEGYDCVTTLEALDAWIAKAFAARVVAFDTETSALDAIGADLVGVSLSIGAGQACYIPLGHGGTDMFAEKPEQIDRDTALARLKPLLESDAVLKVGQNAKYDLNVLARFGITVAPLDDTMVISFDMDAGRSEDGIGGGHGMDELARRHLDHTCISFKEVCGTGKKAISFAEVPLARATQYAAEDAEVTWRLHRVLKPRLSHESATRIYERVDRPLIPVVAGMERRGIRVDREKLAGLSSQFAEAIGALEGEVHELAGQPFTIGSPKQLGEILFDKMGLKGGKKGKTGQYSTDLSVLEKLEVEGVPIARKVLEWRQLSKLRSTYTEALQAAISPVTGRVHTSYSLVGAQTGRLSSTEPNLQNIPIRTEIGRQIRDCFVADPGHVILSADYSQIELRLAAHMADVPELKAAFAAGADIHAATAQELFGHVDRETRGRAKTINFAILYGISRWGLAPRLGVTPEEAQAMIDTYFQRFPGIQRYIHDTLSSVREKGYSETLFGRKCWFPRIGSKNQAERQGSERAAINAPIQGTCADIIKRAMAQMEPALAEAGLPGVKMLLQVHDELVFEVPEGDVEAASAVIRRVMEQAALPSVTIGVPLGVEIGKGASWGAAH, from the coding sequence ATGGACAGTGCCGCCGCAAACGCCCCGGAAAACTGCGCTGCAGACGGGCATCGCCGCTGTCATCTCTATCTGGTCGACGGGTCGGCCTACATCTTCCGCGCCTATCATCGGCTGCCCCCGCTCACCAATCCGGTGGGCACGCCGGTGGGGGCGGTTTATGGCTATACCACCATGCTGTGGAAATTGGCCGAAGACCTGCACAAAGCCGATGGACCCACGCATTTGGCGGTGATTCTGGACAAGGGCAGCAAGTCGTTCCGCAACGACATCTACCCCGAATACAAGGCGAACCGCCCGCCGCCGCCCGAGGATCTGATCCCCCAGTTCCCCCTGATTCGCGAGGCGACGCGCGCCTTCTCGCTGCCCTGCATCGAGGAGGCCGGGCTGGAGGCTGACGATCTCATCGCCTCCTATGCGCGTGCCGCCGTGGCACAGGGCTGGGACGTGACGATCGTGTCCTCCGACAAGGATCTGATGCAGCTTGTGGGCGACCATGAGAGCGGCGCGCGGATCGACATGCTCGACACGATGAAGAACCTGCGGATCTTCCTCCCCGAGGTCGCGGAAAAATTCGGCGTAACGCCCGACAGGGTCGGTGACGTGTTGGCGCTGATGGGCGATTCGGTGGATAACGTGCCCGGCATTCGTGGTATCGGTCCCAAAACGGCGACGAAATTGATCGTCGAGCATGGTGATCTCGAATCAGCACTGGCCGCCGCACCGACGATGAAGGCCAGCAAATTGCGCGACAGCCTGATCGAGCAGGCCGATATGGCACGCCTGTCGCGCGTGCTGGTGGCGCTGAAAGAGGATGCGGCGCTGCCGATGCCGCTCGAGGATTTCAAGCTCGGCCAGATCCCGACCGAGCCTTTGGCCGCATTTTTGGGCGAGCATGGCTTTTCCAGCTTGCTGAAACGCCTCGATGGCGGACGTGGCAGCCCGGAACGTTCGACGCAGCTCCATCCCGCCAAGGCGACGAATGCTTCGGCGGCACCTGCGCCCTCTGCCGGGCCTCAGGCGCCTGCCGTCCTGCCCGCCATCAATGTGGAGGGCTATGATTGCGTCACCACATTGGAGGCTTTGGACGCGTGGATCGCGAAAGCCTTCGCCGCCCGCGTGGTGGCGTTCGACACCGAAACCAGCGCGCTGGATGCGATTGGTGCCGATCTGGTTGGTGTCAGCCTGTCGATCGGTGCCGGTCAGGCTTGCTACATCCCGCTGGGCCATGGCGGCACCGACATGTTCGCCGAAAAGCCCGAGCAGATCGACCGTGACACCGCCCTGGCACGCCTCAAGCCGCTGCTGGAAAGCGATGCGGTGCTGAAAGTGGGCCAGAACGCCAAGTATGACCTCAACGTGCTGGCGCGCTTCGGCATCACCGTGGCACCGCTCGACGACACGATGGTCATCAGCTTCGATATGGACGCCGGGCGCAGCGAAGACGGCATCGGCGGCGGCCATGGCATGGACGAGCTGGCGCGCCGCCATCTCGATCACACCTGCATCTCCTTCAAGGAGGTCTGCGGCACCGGCAAGAAGGCGATCAGCTTTGCCGAAGTGCCGCTGGCCCGCGCCACGCAATATGCCGCCGAAGACGCCGAGGTGACCTGGCGCCTGCATCGCGTGCTCAAGCCCCGCCTCTCGCATGAAAGCGCCACGCGCATCTATGAACGTGTCGACCGTCCGCTGATCCCGGTGGTCGCGGGTATGGAGCGGCGCGGCATCCGCGTCGACCGCGAGAAGCTGGCAGGCCTCTCCTCGCAATTTGCCGAGGCCATCGGCGCGCTTGAGGGCGAGGTGCATGAACTGGCCGGCCAGCCCTTCACCATCGGTAGCCCCAAGCAGCTGGGCGAGATCCTCTTCGACAAGATGGGGCTGAAGGGCGGCAAGAAGGGCAAGACCGGGCAATATTCCACCGACCTCTCCGTTCTGGAAAAGCTGGAGGTCGAAGGCGTGCCCATCGCGCGCAAGGTGCTGGAATGGCGCCAGCTTTCCAAGCTGCGCTCGACCTACACCGAGGCGCTGCAGGCCGCGATCAGCCCGGTGACGGGCCGCGTCCACACCTCCTATTCGCTGGTGGGCGCGCAGACCGGGCGCCTCTCCTCCACCGAACCCAACCTGCAGAACATCCCCATCCGCACCGAGATCGGGCGGCAGATCCGCGACTGTTTCGTCGCCGATCCGGGCCATGTGATTCTCTCGGCGGATTATAGCCAGATCGAACTGCGTCTGGCCGCGCATATGGCCGATGTGCCCGAGCTGAAGGCGGCCTTCGCGGCCGGAGCGGACATTCACGCCGCCACCGCGCAAGAGCTGTTCGGCCACGTCGACCGCGAGACGCGCGGGCGCGCCAAGACGATCAACTTCGCCATCCTCTATGGCATCAGCCGCTGGGGCCTCGCGCCACGTCTGGGCGTCACGCCCGAGGAGGCGCAGGCCATGATCGACACCTATTTCCAGCGCTTCCCCGGCATCCAGCGCTACATTCACGACACGCTCTCCAGCGTGCGCGAGAAGGGCTATTCGGAAACGCTGTTCGGCCGCAAATGCTGGTTCCCGCGCATCGGTTCGAAGAATCAGGCCGAGCGCCAGGGCAGCGAGCGCGCCGCGATCAACGCCCCGATTCAGGGCACCTGCGCCGACATCATCAAGCGCGCCATGGCCCAGATGGAACCGGCGCTGGCCGAGGCGGGCCTGCCGGGCGTGAAGATGCTGCTGCAGGTCCATGACGAACTGGTCTTCGAAGTGCCCGAAGGGGATGTCGAAGCGGCCAGCGCGGTGATCCGCCGCGTGATGGAGCAGGCCGCCCTGCCCTCGGTCACCATCGGCGTGCCGCTGGGGGTGGAAATCGGCAAGGGAGCAAGCTGGGGCGCCGCGCACTGA
- a CDS encoding mechanosensitive ion channel domain-containing protein — protein MTPHIALQTLKPIALASSALDPDQLPSSNELMHWSGRLTHATVAAGSAILVALALHGVIFALLRRLGRRNQHHTEAEVASGFNQSVRWSFVAVGLSIAADADRMVSHVWLALAGFVVPALTGWVIYAGVKTGAELLSERILAHDDELTARSRTTRITLLSRSAGFVIIFVTIAMILLGFPAVRHVGATLIASAGLIGIAMGAAAQPALKSLVAGIQIALTQPMRIGDYVVVDGENGRVEDIRLSYVVVRTGDERRLIIPTAKFLDTSFQNWTRVGGITGSVVLPIRPGFPVEPMRAAYLAMLDQHPEWDRRTGQLQIAEAKVGFVEIKLVVSAADPVALGNLRLAMREGMLEWLRLHQPDSLCMTT, from the coding sequence ATGACGCCCCATATCGCGCTCCAGACCCTGAAGCCGATCGCTCTGGCCTCCAGCGCGCTCGACCCCGATCAACTGCCCAGCTCCAACGAGCTGATGCACTGGTCGGGGCGCCTCACCCATGCCACCGTGGCGGCGGGTAGCGCCATTCTGGTGGCGCTGGCGCTGCATGGCGTGATCTTCGCGCTGCTGCGGCGGCTCGGACGGCGCAACCAGCACCATACCGAGGCCGAGGTCGCCAGCGGCTTCAACCAGTCGGTGCGCTGGTCCTTTGTGGCGGTGGGCCTGTCGATCGCGGCTGACGCCGATCGCATGGTCAGCCATGTCTGGCTGGCGCTGGCGGGCTTTGTGGTGCCCGCGCTGACCGGCTGGGTGATCTATGCCGGGGTCAAGACCGGCGCCGAGCTGCTGAGCGAGCGCATCCTCGCCCATGATGACGAGCTGACCGCGCGCAGCCGCACCACGCGGATCACGCTGCTGTCGCGCTCGGCGGGCTTTGTGATCATTTTCGTCACCATCGCGATGATCCTGCTGGGCTTTCCCGCCGTGCGCCATGTCGGCGCCACGCTGATCGCCTCGGCGGGCCTGATCGGTATCGCCATGGGTGCCGCGGCCCAGCCCGCGCTCAAATCGCTGGTGGCGGGCATCCAGATCGCGCTGACCCAGCCTATGCGCATCGGCGACTATGTGGTGGTGGATGGCGAAAACGGCCGGGTCGAGGACATTCGCCTCAGCTATGTCGTGGTGCGCACCGGCGACGAGCGGCGGCTGATCATCCCCACGGCAAAGTTTCTCGACACCAGCTTCCAGAACTGGACGCGGGTGGGCGGCATCACCGGATCGGTGGTTCTGCCGATCCGCCCCGGCTTTCCCGTCGAGCCGATGCGCGCGGCCTATCTGGCGATGCTGGACCAGCATCCCGAATGGGACCGGCGCACCGGGCAGTTGCAGATTGCCGAAGCCAAGGTCGGCTTTGTCGAGATCAAGCTGGTGGTGAGCGCCGCCGATCCCGTTGCGTTGGGCAATCTGCGGCTGGCCATGCGTGAGGGCATGCTGGAGTGGCTGCGGCTGCATCAGCCCGACTCGCTTTGCATGACCACGTGA
- a CDS encoding universal stress protein, with translation MRSILVLADRSPVSEKRLQAALSLARANSGHLTVLIDTPVARYLMTDAMGSGYLAADIVREAVDSDNAFAETLNKRLLHEDVPYDILRAEDEPTDAIAEAARLNDVVVLSRGQPFVSDVVLRGATPVLVLPRDGTGVLLPPSVVCVAWDGGDEAASALRLAVPLLVQAERVHVLTVAEKSGGFPICDAVKYLARHGVKAEIAEIDRGGTVAITLDAALAELQADLLVMGAYGHSRLREFLLGGVTRYFLEDSAGPTLLLAN, from the coding sequence ATGCGCTCGATCCTTGTCCTTGCCGACCGCAGCCCCGTCAGTGAAAAACGGCTTCAGGCGGCCCTCTCGCTGGCCCGCGCCAACAGCGGCCATCTCACCGTGCTGATCGACACGCCCGTGGCGCGTTATCTGATGACCGACGCCATGGGCAGCGGCTATCTGGCCGCCGACATCGTGCGCGAGGCGGTCGACAGCGACAACGCCTTTGCCGAGACGCTGAACAAGCGGTTGCTGCATGAGGATGTGCCCTATGACATCCTGCGCGCCGAGGATGAGCCCACCGATGCCATCGCCGAGGCGGCGCGGCTGAACGATGTGGTGGTGTTGTCGCGCGGGCAGCCTTTCGTGAGCGATGTGGTGCTGCGCGGGGCGACCCCGGTGCTGGTGCTGCCGCGTGATGGGACAGGTGTGCTGTTGCCGCCCTCGGTGGTATGTGTCGCCTGGGATGGCGGCGATGAGGCGGCCTCCGCGCTGCGGCTGGCGGTGCCATTGCTGGTGCAGGCCGAGCGGGTGCATGTGCTGACCGTGGCCGAAAAGAGCGGCGGCTTCCCGATTTGCGATGCGGTGAAATATCTGGCCCGCCACGGGGTGAAGGCCGAGATCGCCGAGATCGACCGTGGCGGCACGGTGGCGATCACGCTGGATGCGGCGCTGGCGGAGCTTCAGGCTGATCTGCTGGTGATGGGGGCCTATGGCCACAGCCGTTTGCGCGAGTTTCTGCTCGGCGGGGTGACGCGCTATTTCCTTGAAGACAGTGCAGGGCCGACCTTGTTGTTGGCAAATTGA
- the metK gene encoding methionine adenosyltransferase has product MRSDYLFTSESVSEGHPDKVADQISDAIVDLFLSKDPEARIACETLTTTQLVVLAGEIRCKGVYENGAWAAGAQEEIEKTVRETVKRIGYQQDGFHWETFEFINRLHGQSAHIAQGVDAGANKDEGAGDQGIMFGFACDETPDLMPATLYYSHKILEALAADRHSGAAPFLEPDAKSQVTLRFVDGKPVAATAIVVSTQHAPGYDEGAKGAELQAYVKKTVTGLLPEGFVTDATVWHINPTGSFEIGGPDGDAGVTGRKIIVDTYGGAAPHGGGAFSGKDPTKVDRSAAYVARYLAKNVVAAGLAKRVTIQLAYAIGVSRPLSLYVDSHGTGTVDDAALEAAIAKVAEASLGGLTPRGIRTGLGLNKPIYQPSAAYGHFGRQAEGDFFPWERTDLAGALKDAVGVSAEAVA; this is encoded by the coding sequence ATGCGCAGCGATTACCTCTTCACCTCCGAAAGCGTCTCCGAAGGGCATCCCGACAAGGTTGCCGACCAGATCAGCGATGCCATCGTCGACCTGTTCCTCTCGAAAGACCCCGAGGCGCGCATCGCCTGCGAAACGCTGACCACCACCCAGCTTGTGGTGCTGGCGGGCGAAATCCGCTGCAAGGGCGTCTATGAGAATGGCGCCTGGGCCGCTGGCGCTCAGGAAGAGATCGAGAAGACCGTGCGCGAGACGGTCAAGCGCATCGGCTATCAGCAGGACGGTTTCCACTGGGAGACCTTCGAATTCATCAACCGCCTGCATGGCCAGTCGGCGCATATCGCCCAGGGCGTGGACGCGGGCGCCAACAAGGATGAGGGCGCGGGCGACCAGGGCATCATGTTCGGTTTCGCCTGTGACGAGACCCCCGATCTGATGCCCGCCACGCTGTACTACAGCCACAAGATTCTCGAGGCGCTGGCCGCCGACCGCCACTCGGGCGCCGCTCCCTTCCTGGAGCCTGACGCCAAGAGCCAGGTCACGCTGCGCTTCGTCGACGGCAAGCCCGTTGCCGCCACCGCCATCGTCGTCTCCACCCAGCACGCGCCGGGCTATGACGAGGGTGCGAAGGGCGCCGAGCTGCAGGCCTATGTCAAGAAGACCGTCACCGGCCTGCTGCCCGAGGGCTTTGTGACCGACGCCACCGTCTGGCACATCAACCCCACCGGCAGCTTCGAGATCGGCGGCCCCGATGGCGATGCGGGCGTCACCGGCCGCAAGATCATCGTGGACACCTACGGCGGCGCGGCTCCGCATGGCGGCGGCGCTTTCTCGGGCAAGGACCCGACGAAGGTTGACCGCTCGGCGGCCTATGTCGCGCGTTATCTGGCCAAGAATGTCGTTGCCGCCGGCCTTGCCAAGCGCGTGACGATCCAGCTCGCCTATGCCATCGGCGTGTCGCGCCCGCTCTCGCTCTATGTCGACAGCCATGGCACCGGCACGGTGGATGATGCGGCTCTGGAAGCCGCCATCGCCAAGGTGGCCGAGGCTTCGCTGGGCGGCCTAACGCCGCGCGGCATCCGCACCGGTCTGGGCCTCAACAAGCCGATCTATCAGCCGAGCGCGGCCTATGGCCACTTCGGTCGCCAGGCCGAGGGCGATTTCTTCCCCTGGGAGCGCACCGATCTGGCCGGCGCGCTGAAGGACGCTGTCGGCGTTTCGGCGGAAGCGGTGGCCTGA
- the lnt gene encoding apolipoprotein N-acyltransferase produces the protein MAEISPFQRKLNALLHGSWRAALIIALGVMAALGFRPLGLWPAMLLGVGALVWLVARAPSWHRAALIGWLWGVGHFSAGNSWIATAFTYQAKMPGWLGGIAVVLLSLYLALFPALAAVGAWFVRRAPLALVPGFAGAWIVSEWLRSWLFTGFAWNPLGVALLGDDTHVGLAALLPWLGTYALSGLAAGLGAAMAVGVMLWPARRPQAAALVAVPAVLVGGALLWPAPAHLAEGHVAYTLVQPNITQEVLNDPANFEAQFQQTAGLSWPLHAADRRILLWPESGVPDFMRDGYPAWFYDSTAYGDPALARLRLGRVAGANSVLLTGSVDLDIKGKVAESGQNVITALDGHGRIVGSYAKAHLVPYGEYLPMRGLLEPLGLARLVPGEIDFRAGPGPRTVDLADLGKAGMQICYEIIFSGQVVDREHRPDYIVNPSNDGWFGDWGPPQHLAQARLRAIEEGLPVLRSTTNGVSAVVDADGLIRHAAPRGVGARFDGFVPPAHAATLFASMGNTLPLVWAVLLLGGSALVLRRKGA, from the coding sequence ATGGCTGAAATTTCCCCCTTCCAACGCAAGTTGAACGCCCTGCTCCATGGGAGCTGGCGCGCTGCCCTGATTATCGCGCTGGGCGTGATGGCCGCGCTTGGCTTCCGCCCGCTGGGGCTGTGGCCCGCGATGCTGCTGGGGGTGGGAGCGCTGGTCTGGCTGGTGGCGCGGGCGCCCTCCTGGCATCGCGCCGCGCTGATCGGCTGGCTGTGGGGTGTGGGGCATTTTTCCGCCGGCAACAGTTGGATCGCGACGGCCTTCACCTATCAGGCCAAGATGCCCGGCTGGCTGGGCGGGATCGCGGTGGTGCTGCTCTCGCTTTATCTGGCGCTGTTTCCGGCTCTGGCGGCGGTGGGGGCGTGGTTTGTGCGCCGTGCGCCGCTGGCGCTGGTGCCGGGCTTTGCGGGGGCGTGGATCGTCAGCGAATGGCTGCGTTCATGGCTGTTCACCGGCTTTGCGTGGAATCCGCTGGGCGTGGCGCTGCTGGGCGATGACACCCATGTCGGGTTGGCGGCGCTGCTGCCATGGCTGGGCACCTATGCGCTTTCGGGCCTCGCGGCGGGGCTGGGGGCGGCGATGGCGGTGGGCGTGATGCTCTGGCCCGCCAGGCGCCCCCAAGCCGCCGCGCTGGTCGCCGTGCCTGCCGTGCTGGTGGGCGGCGCGCTGCTCTGGCCCGCCCCGGCGCATCTGGCTGAGGGGCATGTCGCCTATACGCTGGTGCAGCCCAACATCACGCAGGAGGTCCTCAACGATCCTGCCAATTTCGAGGCGCAGTTCCAGCAGACGGCAGGCCTTTCATGGCCGCTGCATGCCGCTGACCGGCGCATTCTGCTCTGGCCGGAATCGGGCGTGCCGGACTTTATGCGCGATGGCTATCCGGCCTGGTTCTATGACAGCACCGCCTATGGCGACCCCGCGCTGGCCCGTCTGCGGCTGGGCCGGGTGGCGGGCGCCAACAGCGTGCTGCTGACCGGCTCGGTCGATCTCGACATCAAGGGCAAGGTCGCGGAGAGCGGCCAGAATGTCATCACCGCGCTCGATGGCCATGGGCGCATTGTGGGCAGCTATGCCAAGGCGCATCTGGTGCCTTACGGCGAATATCTGCCGATGCGCGGCCTGCTGGAGCCGCTGGGGCTGGCCCGGCTGGTGCCCGGCGAGATAGACTTTCGTGCAGGGCCCGGCCCGCGCACCGTCGACCTGGCCGACCTTGGCAAGGCGGGCATGCAGATCTGTTACGAGATCATTTTCTCCGGCCAAGTGGTCGATCGCGAGCATCGCCCGGACTATATTGTGAACCCCTCCAACGATGGCTGGTTCGGCGACTGGGGGCCGCCCCAACATCTCGCTCAGGCCCGGCTGCGGGCGATTGAGGAAGGTCTGCCGGTGCTGCGCTCCACCACCAACGGGGTGAGTGCGGTGGTCGATGCCGATGGTCTCATTCGCCATGCCGCGCCGCGCGGGGTGGGGGCACGTTTCGACGGTTTCGTGCCGCCCGCGCATGCCGCGACGCTGTTCGCGAGCATGGGCAACACACTTCCGCTTGTCTGGGCTGTGCTTCTTCTTGGCGGGAGCGCTCTTGTGTTGCGGCGAAAGGGAGCGTAG
- a CDS encoding DUF4167 domain-containing protein has product MNNNRGNNNNNRRRSRGNGNGNGRPQGNGGGQQLNRIDSRARGNAPQLLEKYRKLAHDAHLNGDRVTAEYYLQFADHYFRVIADTRLRQEEARARREDRWQDNGEPFRDEGEDPADFSVESDFPTFDQPVYTRREREEPRGEPRSDQQRPDQPRSDQRGEHRRRDEQPQREQREYREREGRDRDVRQRDNREHEPREQAAAPVSEESTEAQPATEPVVYEPAENPFLRETRANRGVRPRREGREERRPRKAEPRAEGEASAEVVTPPSFDASSLPPSISSGRKSEAAVEAPAPAPVAEAAPAPAAEAEPAPKRPRARRKTAAEKAAEAAQAAEQIS; this is encoded by the coding sequence TTGAACAACAATCGTGGTAACAACAACAACAACCGTCGGCGCAGCCGCGGTAATGGTAACGGCAATGGTCGCCCGCAGGGCAATGGCGGTGGGCAGCAGCTCAACCGTATTGACAGCCGGGCGCGGGGCAATGCGCCCCAGCTGCTGGAAAAGTACCGCAAACTGGCCCATGACGCCCATCTCAATGGCGACCGGGTCACGGCCGAGTACTATCTGCAGTTCGCCGACCACTATTTCCGCGTGATCGCCGACACTCGCCTGCGCCAGGAAGAGGCTCGCGCCCGTCGCGAGGACCGCTGGCAGGACAATGGCGAGCCGTTCCGCGATGAGGGCGAGGACCCCGCCGATTTCTCGGTGGAGAGCGACTTCCCCACCTTCGATCAGCCGGTCTACACCCGCCGCGAGCGTGAAGAGCCGCGCGGTGAGCCGCGTTCGGACCAGCAACGCCCGGACCAGCCGCGTTCGGATCAACGGGGCGAGCATCGCCGCCGCGACGAGCAGCCCCAGCGCGAGCAACGCGAATACCGTGAGCGCGAGGGCCGTGATCGTGACGTGCGCCAGCGCGACAATCGCGAGCATGAGCCCCGCGAACAGGCCGCCGCGCCCGTTTCCGAGGAATCGACCGAAGCTCAGCCCGCCACCGAGCCGGTGGTCTATGAGCCTGCCGAAAACCCCTTCCTGCGCGAAACCCGCGCCAACCGCGGCGTGCGTCCGCGCCGCGAGGGTCGCGAAGAGCGTCGCCCCCGCAAGGCCGAGCCGCGCGCCGAGGGTGAGGCATCGGCCGAAGTCGTGACGCCGCCCTCCTTCGACGCCTCATCGCTGCCGCCCTCGATCTCGTCGGGCCGCAAGAGCGAGGCTGCTGTCGAGGCACCGGCTCCGGCCCCTGTCGCCGAGGCTGCGCCCGCCCCCGCTGCAGAGGCTGAACCGGCCCCCAAGCGCCCCCGCGCCCGTCGCAAGACGGCAGCGGAAAAGGCCGCAGAGGCCGCTCAGGCTGCCGAGCAGATCAGCTGA
- the prmC gene encoding peptide chain release factor N(5)-glutamine methyltransferase, which translates to MSDTVTQALREAANRLAATSDTARLDAEVLMAHALGVTRSAMLLNHGRSAVPEGFAALIERRLRHEPVAYITGSQEFFGLEFAVSPDVLIPRGDSEVLVEAALAARPDAQRVLDLGLGSGALLLAVLHNLPEAQGIGIERSPGALAVARTNAQRLNLAPRADLRPGDWTQPDWTAGLGRFDLILANPPYVEDEAPLDPSVRDHEPASALFAGAEGLDDYRIILPALPTLLAPGGVALIEIGHTQAQAVSALAQAQGLTARLHRDLGDRPRVLEISSSPPSSH; encoded by the coding sequence GTGAGTGACACGGTCACGCAGGCGCTGCGCGAGGCTGCAAACCGTCTGGCCGCAACCAGCGACACGGCCCGCCTCGACGCCGAAGTGCTGATGGCCCATGCGCTGGGGGTGACGCGCTCGGCGATGCTGCTCAACCATGGGCGCAGTGCGGTGCCGGAAGGCTTCGCGGCGCTGATCGAACGGCGTCTGCGCCATGAGCCCGTCGCCTATATCACCGGATCGCAGGAATTTTTCGGGCTGGAGTTTGCCGTCTCCCCCGATGTGCTGATCCCGCGCGGCGACAGCGAGGTGCTGGTGGAGGCTGCTCTGGCGGCCCGCCCTGACGCCCAACGTGTCCTCGATCTGGGGCTGGGCTCGGGCGCGCTGCTGCTGGCGGTGCTGCATAACCTCCCCGAGGCGCAAGGCATCGGCATCGAACGTTCGCCCGGTGCGCTGGCAGTGGCCCGCACCAATGCCCAAAGGCTTAACCTTGCCCCGCGCGCCGATCTGCGTCCGGGCGACTGGACGCAGCCCGACTGGACCGCAGGGCTGGGCCGCTTCGATTTGATCCTCGCCAACCCGCCCTATGTCGAGGATGAGGCTCCGCTCGATCCTTCGGTGCGCGATCACGAACCGGCCTCTGCCCTTTTCGCCGGGGCCGAGGGGCTGGACGACTACCGCATCATCCTGCCCGCCTTACCCACCCTGCTGGCGCCGGGCGGCGTGGCGCTGATCGAGATCGGCCATACGCAGGCGCAGGCCGTCTCGGCGCTGGCGCAGGCTCAGGGCCTCACCGCAAGGCTGCATCGCGATCTGGGCGATCGCCCGCGCGTGCTGGAAATTTCTTCCTCCCCACCTTCGTCGCATTAA
- the prfA gene encoding peptide chain release factor 1, with product MTISDARLAQIGARFAQLEARLASGTLEGGEFVAASRDYAELEPVARAAAAVSAMRVEQADLSAMQDDPEMRALAEEELTRLREDLPEAERALSIAMLPRDVADSRPAMLEIRAGTGGDEAALFAADLYRMYERFAGEMGWRVEMISVNANELGGFKEVVANIAGQGVFAKLKFESGVHRVQRVPVTESGGRIHTSAATVAVLPEPDEVDVQLDDKDIKIDIYRASGAGGQHVNTTDSAVRLTHLPTGIVVICQDERSQHKNKAKAMQVLRTRIYDQRRAEAQGAEAEARKAMVGSGDRSERIRTYNFPQGRVTDHRINLTLHRLPEVLEGPGLTELVDALIAEDQAKRLAAIGE from the coding sequence ATGACCATCTCCGACGCCCGTCTTGCGCAAATCGGGGCGCGTTTTGCCCAGTTGGAGGCGCGGCTCGCCTCGGGCACGCTGGAGGGTGGCGAGTTCGTCGCCGCCAGCCGCGACTATGCCGAGTTGGAGCCGGTGGCCCGCGCCGCCGCCGCCGTCTCGGCCATGCGTGTCGAGCAGGCCGATCTTTCGGCGATGCAGGACGACCCCGAAATGCGCGCGCTGGCCGAGGAAGAGCTGACCCGCCTGCGCGAGGATCTGCCCGAGGCCGAACGCGCGCTTTCCATCGCCATGCTGCCGCGCGATGTGGCCGACAGCCGCCCGGCGATGCTGGAAATCCGCGCGGGCACGGGCGGTGATGAGGCCGCTCTGTTCGCCGCCGATCTCTACCGCATGTATGAGCGCTTTGCGGGTGAGATGGGCTGGCGGGTCGAGATGATCTCGGTCAACGCCAACGAATTGGGCGGCTTCAAGGAAGTGGTCGCCAACATCGCGGGGCAGGGCGTCTTCGCCAAGCTGAAGTTCGAGAGTGGCGTGCATCGCGTGCAGCGCGTGCCGGTCACCGAATCGGGCGGGCGCATCCACACCAGCGCCGCCACCGTCGCCGTCCTGCCCGAGCCCGATGAGGTCGATGTTCAGCTCGACGACAAGGACATCAAGATCGACATCTACCGCGCCAGCGGGGCGGGCGGCCAGCACGTCAACACCACCGATTCGGCGGTGCGCCTCACCCATCTGCCCACCGGCATCGTGGTGATCTGTCAGGACGAGCGCAGCCAGCATAAGAACAAGGCCAAGGCGATGCAGGTGCTGCGCACGCGCATCTACGACCAGCGCCGCGCCGAGGCTCAGGGTGCCGAGGCCGAGGCGCGCAAGGCGATGGTCGGCAGCGGCGACCGCTCCGAGCGCATCCGTACCTATAATTTTCCGCAGGGCCGCGTGACGGACCACCGCATCAACCTGACCCTGCACCGCCTGCCCGAGGTGCTGGAAGGGCCGGGCCTCACTGAACTGGTCGATGCGCTGATCGCCGAGGATCAGGCCAAGCGTCTGGCCGCCATCGGTGAGTGA